In a genomic window of Oncorhynchus keta strain PuntledgeMale-10-30-2019 chromosome 28, Oket_V2, whole genome shotgun sequence:
- the LOC118360812 gene encoding protein SOGA1-like isoform X1: MNSRDVDSPVPRQAHRGERQPKAQQGVSMKKKRTPSNAPPKHASDSSRSTGTVRSIMGKGKEIKLEKGKRTGRGAPSVTECQNNLSTPRKRYEASNASEDLNNDSGCVSGKLSYSDRSSDISDWTEGFLTASEGNQLSADTPSPSCEAGPSGGEREANRDRLSGNAQISVRDMSTGGSAFKRLGLSQENSIMHSVWDGNHYPGCGGSVLGFLPSLNVSGASMVNSEPTRELVDETHEDLVRENDDLRSENQYLKDEMEEMRCEMLEMRDLFLEDEVCQLQELRLQLEQANKLCRILQYRLHKAERRSLRVAQTGQVEGELVRSLEHDVKVAKSVSLRLHNELESVQQKNSRLEWENDALRERQQELEVAKQVQQGEMEKARESSLKRKNVRSPNSKTEKTLSPQDDSADLKCQLHFAKEESALMCKKLSKMVSESECMREVLSKYRSAYGDVDAAAHSSEGGTAKSPHTREAEVKVHLRLVEEEATLLSRRIVELEVENHGLRAEMSDMRESVLGGGGEEEEEQPQKAARDNGDLPPLYVRDVEDCEQSLRRECMQFEQEKREEQRRSVIECFQEEVMEIQRRDQPQTERLSPLSQIPRKGSVGGEWEPLDNQQSYTRRGSVAHTLNVKDHEALLVLRDHACLVTSAIQLFVSPAKNGHSSPPLSPHISRAKSYPQGKAQPLALDPLMQGHLHETLELLQAMLLALMGRVELLVTQGGELRVEGNWDPTAIPSLADQDTQNNTEVSAKKETGEGLHTVVVKESIRRATRSDHLDSCRDPMMKLTLKVLWVLHQRGVGKRSGLEGKESRDLTTMSILHGLLQYLGTELQDSEDSMAGQDAKATWASDWKGLVSKMECSTGKTEAQEYPDQPGHPRGIQSEITETRNKTKPDRSILGSKKKNWCYLSQEAAQLDREDPFKTWDHPIMPPSFPNLNLDQLTLDSSCTAPEKTVLRIYYSPLSARRVHLAHLRHITNTDRNSTTSVISARLSTSQNSLTPLCLRVSANLSDDMKEMTASLQAVHSSSPERRKGRVIVSGGWTVDVATTGTQTQMHPQMVSVGLQTDGPYSVSAVRGNPLRLSTRTQQISTSLERLPGRTERSKSGSTSPKMYCRYSASASSSSSISPSSTTGFTTTSISSTSSSATPGRESVLWSLSHRGPAGPTWARPINPRAGPRLIHHSTINSELSSGGNNTKPTRKPGGANRYGLVTEFLRKMSGRADKPAQATAPDGGQKGKCSPNHKTLEVVPTRRPAAPVHRNGSVSRIGNQRFMKQREEACRSQKEDNCPSQAHSQNQALRRDLNLESKLTLEDGNYDCSSSKSLSFCFARSSRLGPDQATA; this comes from the exons GCACACCGAGAAAACGATATGAAGCTAGCAATGCTTCGGAGGATTTGAACAATGATTCAGGTTGTGTGTCGGGGAAGCTATCCTACTCGGACAGAAGTTCTGACATTTCTGACTGGACGGAGGGATTTCTGACTGCATCGGAGGGAAACCAACTTTCTGCGGACACTCCGTCTCCAAGTTGCGAGGCAGGACCAAGTGGCGGAGAAAGAGAGGCAAATAGAGACAGGTTGAGTGGGAATGCACAAATCAGTGTACGCGATATGAGCACTGGAGGCAGCGCATTCAAACGGCTAGGCCTATCACAGGAAAATTCTATTATGCattctgtctgggatggaaaccATTATCCTGGATGCGGAGGGTCCGTTCTTGGTTTCCTTCCCTCGCTGAATGTCAGTGGAGCGTCCATGGTGAATTCAGAACCGACCCGGGAGCTCGTGGACGAGACGCACGAGGATCTTGTCAGAGAAAACGACGATTTGAGATCGGAAAATCAGTATTTGAAA gatgagatggaggagatgcGCTGTGAGATGCTGGAGATGCGGGATCTGTTCCTGGAGGATGAGGTGTGTCAGCTTCAGGAGCTGCGGCTGCAGCTGGAGCAGGCCAACAAGTTGTGTCGCATCCTGCAGTACCGCCTCCACAAGGCCGAGCGCCGTAGCCTCAGGGTGGCCCAGACTGGCCAGGTGGAAGGGGAACTGGTCCGCTCCCTGGAGCATGACGTCAAG GTAGCAAAGAGTGTATCCCTCCGCCTGCACAATGAGTTGGAGTCCGTGCAACAGAAGAACTCCCGGCTGGAGTGGGAGAACGATGCGCTTCGGGAGAGGCAACAGGAGCTGGAGGTGGCAAAGCAAGTTCAACAGGGCGAGATGGAGAAAGCCAGAGAA AGTTCTCTGAAGAGGAAAAATGTCAGATCACCAAACAGCAAGACTGAGAAGACGCTGTCTCCCCAG GATGACAGTGCTGATCTGAAGTGCCAGCTTCACTTTGCCAAGGAGGAATCAGCTCTCATGTGCAAGAAGCTGAGCAAGATGGTGTCGGAAAGTGAGTGCATGCGTGAGGTTCTGTCAAAGTACCGCTCGGCCTATGGAGACGTAGATGCTGCTGCCCACTCCTCTGAGGGTGGTACTGCCAAGTCCCCCCACACCAGGGAGGCAGAGGTCAAGGTTCACCTGCGGCTGGTGGAGGAGGAAGCGACGCTGCTGAGCCGCCGTATTGTAGAGCTGGAGGTGGAGAACCATGGCCTCCGGGCAGAGATGAGCGACATGAGGGAGAGCGtattaggaggaggaggagaagaggaagaggagcagcCACAGAAGGCAGCCAGGGACAATGGGGATCTACCACCGCTTTATGTGAGGGATGTAGAGGATTGTGAACAGAGCTTGAGGAGGGAGTGTATGCAGTTTGAgcaggagaagagggaagagcaGAGAAGGAGTGTGATTGAGTGTTTTCAGGAGGAGGTGATGGAAATACAGCGTAGAGACCAACCTCAGACGGAGAGGTTGAGTCCCCTCAGTCAGATCCCTCGAAAGGGGTCTGTAGGTGGGGAATGGGAGCCCCTGGACAACCAGCAGAGTTATACACGCAGAGGCAGTGTTGCCCATACCTTGAATGTGAAAGACCATGAGGCCCTCCTTGTCTTGCGAGATCATGCCTGCCTTGTAACCTCAGCTATCCAGCTTTTTGTCTCACCGGCCAAGAATGGCCACAGCTCCCCTCCCTTATCTCCCCACATCTCTCGGGCAAAGTCTTACCCTCAGGGTAAAGCCCAGCCTCTGGCTCTGGACCCACTCATGCAAGGACACCTTCATGAGACTCTGGAGCTCCTGCAGGCAATGCTGTTAGCCTTAATGGGGAGGGTGGAGTTATTGGTGACACAAGGAGGAGAGTTGAGGGTTGAAGGAAATTGGGATCCCACCGCAATCCCATCCCTGGCTGATCaggacacacaaaacaacacagagGTCTCAGCCAAGAAGGAAACAGGTGAAGGCCTGCACACAgtagtggtgaaggagagcatAAGACGAGCAACACGGTCAGATCACCTCGACAGCTGCAGGGACCCCATGATGAAGCTCACTTTGAAGGTCCTCTGGGTCCTCCACCAGCGCGGTGTGGGGAAGAGATCTGGCCTGGAGGGCAAAGAG AGCAGAGATCTTACGACTATGTCTATACTACACGGGTTGCTGCAGTACTTGGGCACAGAGCTGCAGGACTCAGAGGACAGCATGGCAGGACAGGATGCGAAGGCCACATGGGCATCAGACTGGAAAGGCTTAGTCTCCAAG ATGGAGTGCAGCACTGGTAAGACTGAGGCACAGGAGTATCCAGACCAGCCAGGCCATCCTAGAGGAATACAGAGTGAGATAACTGAG ACAAGAAATAAGACCAAACCAGACCGCTCTATATTAGGTTCCAAGAAGAAGAACTGGTGTTACCTCAGCCAAGAGGCTGCCCAGCTAGACAGAGAAGACCCCTTTAAGACCTGGGACCACCCCATCATGCCCCCTAGCTTCCCTAATCTAAACTTGGACCAGTTGACCCTGGACAGTAGCTGCACTGCCCCAGAGAAGACTGTCCTCCGCATCTACTACAGTCCCCTGTCTGCACGGAGAGTCCATCTAGCTCATCTGAGGCACATTACCAACACTGATAGAAATTCTACTACCAGTGTAATCTCTGCCAGGCTTAGTACGTCCCAAAACTCTCTTACTCCCTTATGTCTGAGGGTCTCCGCTAACTTGAGCGACGACATGAAAGAGATGACAGCTAGCTTACAGGCAGTTCACTCCAGTTCgccggagaggaggaaggggagggtgaTTGTGAGTGGGGGATGGACAGTGGACGTGGCCACCACAGGGACTCAGACCCAGATGCACCCACAGATGGTGAGTGTGGGTCTACAGACGGATGGGCCCTACAGTGTAAGTGCAGTGAGAGGCAACCCTTTACGCCTCTCTACCCGCACTCAACAGATCTCGACTTCCCTTGAGAGGCTCCCAGGGAGGACCGAGAGGTCCAAGTCAGGCTCCACCTCCCCAAAAATGTACTGCAGATACTCTGCCTCTGCTTCATCTTCATCGTCCATCTCCCCTTCCTCCACAACTGGtttcaccaccacctccatctcctccacctcctcctctgccACTCCTGGCAGAGAGAGTGTTTTGTGGAGCCTTTCCCATCGGGGTCCTGCTGGGCCAACCTGGGCCCGCCCCATCAATCCCAGAGCTGGTCCAAGGCTTATTCACCATAGCACAATAAACAGTGAATTGAGCAGTGGAGGGAACAACACTAAACCCACCAGAAAACCTGGTGGTGCCAACCGGTACGGCCTAGTCACAGAGTTCTTGCGCAAAATGAGTGGTCGAGCAGACAAGCCAGCACAAGCAACAGCACCGGACGGGGGGCAGAAGGGGAAATGCAGTCCAAATCATAAAACCCTGGAGGTTGTGCCCACTCGTCGCCCTGCTGCACCAGTACACAGGAACGGCAGTGTCTCCAGGATTGGGAACCAGAGGTTCatgaagcagagagaggaagCGTGCCGCAGCCAGAAGGAGGATAACTGCCCCAGTCAGGCCCACAGTCAGAACCAGGCTCTCAGAAGAGACCTGAACCTGGAGAGTAAATTGACACTGGAA gatgGGAACTATGACTGTAGCAGTTCCAAGTCCTTGTCCTTCTGCTTTGCCCGATCATCTCGCCTTGGCCCTGACCAAGCTACAGCATAA
- the LOC118360812 gene encoding protein SOGA1-like isoform X2 — MEEMRCEMLEMRDLFLEDEVCQLQELRLQLEQANKLCRILQYRLHKAERRSLRVAQTGQVEGELVRSLEHDVKVAKSVSLRLHNELESVQQKNSRLEWENDALRERQQELEVAKQVQQGEMEKARESSLKRKNVRSPNSKTEKTLSPQDDSADLKCQLHFAKEESALMCKKLSKMVSESECMREVLSKYRSAYGDVDAAAHSSEGGTAKSPHTREAEVKVHLRLVEEEATLLSRRIVELEVENHGLRAEMSDMRESVLGGGGEEEEEQPQKAARDNGDLPPLYVRDVEDCEQSLRRECMQFEQEKREEQRRSVIECFQEEVMEIQRRDQPQTERLSPLSQIPRKGSVGGEWEPLDNQQSYTRRGSVAHTLNVKDHEALLVLRDHACLVTSAIQLFVSPAKNGHSSPPLSPHISRAKSYPQGKAQPLALDPLMQGHLHETLELLQAMLLALMGRVELLVTQGGELRVEGNWDPTAIPSLADQDTQNNTEVSAKKETGEGLHTVVVKESIRRATRSDHLDSCRDPMMKLTLKVLWVLHQRGVGKRSGLEGKESRDLTTMSILHGLLQYLGTELQDSEDSMAGQDAKATWASDWKGLVSKMECSTGKTEAQEYPDQPGHPRGIQSEITETRNKTKPDRSILGSKKKNWCYLSQEAAQLDREDPFKTWDHPIMPPSFPNLNLDQLTLDSSCTAPEKTVLRIYYSPLSARRVHLAHLRHITNTDRNSTTSVISARLSTSQNSLTPLCLRVSANLSDDMKEMTASLQAVHSSSPERRKGRVIVSGGWTVDVATTGTQTQMHPQMVSVGLQTDGPYSVSAVRGNPLRLSTRTQQISTSLERLPGRTERSKSGSTSPKMYCRYSASASSSSSISPSSTTGFTTTSISSTSSSATPGRESVLWSLSHRGPAGPTWARPINPRAGPRLIHHSTINSELSSGGNNTKPTRKPGGANRYGLVTEFLRKMSGRADKPAQATAPDGGQKGKCSPNHKTLEVVPTRRPAAPVHRNGSVSRIGNQRFMKQREEACRSQKEDNCPSQAHSQNQALRRDLNLESKLTLEDGNYDCSSSKSLSFCFARSSRLGPDQATA; from the exons atggaggagatgcGCTGTGAGATGCTGGAGATGCGGGATCTGTTCCTGGAGGATGAGGTGTGTCAGCTTCAGGAGCTGCGGCTGCAGCTGGAGCAGGCCAACAAGTTGTGTCGCATCCTGCAGTACCGCCTCCACAAGGCCGAGCGCCGTAGCCTCAGGGTGGCCCAGACTGGCCAGGTGGAAGGGGAACTGGTCCGCTCCCTGGAGCATGACGTCAAG GTAGCAAAGAGTGTATCCCTCCGCCTGCACAATGAGTTGGAGTCCGTGCAACAGAAGAACTCCCGGCTGGAGTGGGAGAACGATGCGCTTCGGGAGAGGCAACAGGAGCTGGAGGTGGCAAAGCAAGTTCAACAGGGCGAGATGGAGAAAGCCAGAGAA AGTTCTCTGAAGAGGAAAAATGTCAGATCACCAAACAGCAAGACTGAGAAGACGCTGTCTCCCCAG GATGACAGTGCTGATCTGAAGTGCCAGCTTCACTTTGCCAAGGAGGAATCAGCTCTCATGTGCAAGAAGCTGAGCAAGATGGTGTCGGAAAGTGAGTGCATGCGTGAGGTTCTGTCAAAGTACCGCTCGGCCTATGGAGACGTAGATGCTGCTGCCCACTCCTCTGAGGGTGGTACTGCCAAGTCCCCCCACACCAGGGAGGCAGAGGTCAAGGTTCACCTGCGGCTGGTGGAGGAGGAAGCGACGCTGCTGAGCCGCCGTATTGTAGAGCTGGAGGTGGAGAACCATGGCCTCCGGGCAGAGATGAGCGACATGAGGGAGAGCGtattaggaggaggaggagaagaggaagaggagcagcCACAGAAGGCAGCCAGGGACAATGGGGATCTACCACCGCTTTATGTGAGGGATGTAGAGGATTGTGAACAGAGCTTGAGGAGGGAGTGTATGCAGTTTGAgcaggagaagagggaagagcaGAGAAGGAGTGTGATTGAGTGTTTTCAGGAGGAGGTGATGGAAATACAGCGTAGAGACCAACCTCAGACGGAGAGGTTGAGTCCCCTCAGTCAGATCCCTCGAAAGGGGTCTGTAGGTGGGGAATGGGAGCCCCTGGACAACCAGCAGAGTTATACACGCAGAGGCAGTGTTGCCCATACCTTGAATGTGAAAGACCATGAGGCCCTCCTTGTCTTGCGAGATCATGCCTGCCTTGTAACCTCAGCTATCCAGCTTTTTGTCTCACCGGCCAAGAATGGCCACAGCTCCCCTCCCTTATCTCCCCACATCTCTCGGGCAAAGTCTTACCCTCAGGGTAAAGCCCAGCCTCTGGCTCTGGACCCACTCATGCAAGGACACCTTCATGAGACTCTGGAGCTCCTGCAGGCAATGCTGTTAGCCTTAATGGGGAGGGTGGAGTTATTGGTGACACAAGGAGGAGAGTTGAGGGTTGAAGGAAATTGGGATCCCACCGCAATCCCATCCCTGGCTGATCaggacacacaaaacaacacagagGTCTCAGCCAAGAAGGAAACAGGTGAAGGCCTGCACACAgtagtggtgaaggagagcatAAGACGAGCAACACGGTCAGATCACCTCGACAGCTGCAGGGACCCCATGATGAAGCTCACTTTGAAGGTCCTCTGGGTCCTCCACCAGCGCGGTGTGGGGAAGAGATCTGGCCTGGAGGGCAAAGAG AGCAGAGATCTTACGACTATGTCTATACTACACGGGTTGCTGCAGTACTTGGGCACAGAGCTGCAGGACTCAGAGGACAGCATGGCAGGACAGGATGCGAAGGCCACATGGGCATCAGACTGGAAAGGCTTAGTCTCCAAG ATGGAGTGCAGCACTGGTAAGACTGAGGCACAGGAGTATCCAGACCAGCCAGGCCATCCTAGAGGAATACAGAGTGAGATAACTGAG ACAAGAAATAAGACCAAACCAGACCGCTCTATATTAGGTTCCAAGAAGAAGAACTGGTGTTACCTCAGCCAAGAGGCTGCCCAGCTAGACAGAGAAGACCCCTTTAAGACCTGGGACCACCCCATCATGCCCCCTAGCTTCCCTAATCTAAACTTGGACCAGTTGACCCTGGACAGTAGCTGCACTGCCCCAGAGAAGACTGTCCTCCGCATCTACTACAGTCCCCTGTCTGCACGGAGAGTCCATCTAGCTCATCTGAGGCACATTACCAACACTGATAGAAATTCTACTACCAGTGTAATCTCTGCCAGGCTTAGTACGTCCCAAAACTCTCTTACTCCCTTATGTCTGAGGGTCTCCGCTAACTTGAGCGACGACATGAAAGAGATGACAGCTAGCTTACAGGCAGTTCACTCCAGTTCgccggagaggaggaaggggagggtgaTTGTGAGTGGGGGATGGACAGTGGACGTGGCCACCACAGGGACTCAGACCCAGATGCACCCACAGATGGTGAGTGTGGGTCTACAGACGGATGGGCCCTACAGTGTAAGTGCAGTGAGAGGCAACCCTTTACGCCTCTCTACCCGCACTCAACAGATCTCGACTTCCCTTGAGAGGCTCCCAGGGAGGACCGAGAGGTCCAAGTCAGGCTCCACCTCCCCAAAAATGTACTGCAGATACTCTGCCTCTGCTTCATCTTCATCGTCCATCTCCCCTTCCTCCACAACTGGtttcaccaccacctccatctcctccacctcctcctctgccACTCCTGGCAGAGAGAGTGTTTTGTGGAGCCTTTCCCATCGGGGTCCTGCTGGGCCAACCTGGGCCCGCCCCATCAATCCCAGAGCTGGTCCAAGGCTTATTCACCATAGCACAATAAACAGTGAATTGAGCAGTGGAGGGAACAACACTAAACCCACCAGAAAACCTGGTGGTGCCAACCGGTACGGCCTAGTCACAGAGTTCTTGCGCAAAATGAGTGGTCGAGCAGACAAGCCAGCACAAGCAACAGCACCGGACGGGGGGCAGAAGGGGAAATGCAGTCCAAATCATAAAACCCTGGAGGTTGTGCCCACTCGTCGCCCTGCTGCACCAGTACACAGGAACGGCAGTGTCTCCAGGATTGGGAACCAGAGGTTCatgaagcagagagaggaagCGTGCCGCAGCCAGAAGGAGGATAACTGCCCCAGTCAGGCCCACAGTCAGAACCAGGCTCTCAGAAGAGACCTGAACCTGGAGAGTAAATTGACACTGGAA gatgGGAACTATGACTGTAGCAGTTCCAAGTCCTTGTCCTTCTGCTTTGCCCGATCATCTCGCCTTGGCCCTGACCAAGCTACAGCATAA